The proteins below are encoded in one region of Aquisphaera giovannonii:
- a CDS encoding alpha-L-fucosidase yields MARVRPAILLAAALIAGAAAPATALAADDRAVAAGRSREIAPGPFRPSSESLKGYAYPDWFRDAKLGIWAHWGPQAVPMFGDWYARQLYQQGHPQYKDHLEHYGHPSKVGHKDLIPLWKAEKWDPDRLMELYKKAGAKYFVSMGVHHDNFDLWNSTFHRWNAVQMGPHRDVVGDWQKAARKLGLRFGVSEHLGASFTWFQDSHGADKTGDLAGVPYDGADPKYQDLYHPPAAPDDKGWYSKDPRWQAEWFARIKDLVDQYQPDLLYTDGGAPFGNEVGLSLIAHMYNASAGRHGGTPDVVYTCKEKSDGKWVEDLERGVMPGIRPFPWQTDTSIGDWFYNRTWKYRDAGWVITMLVDIVSKNGNLLINVVQRPDGSLDPQAEETLAEMAKWIEINGEGIYGTRPWLVHGEGPVRARGGHFREDFAYTAKDIRFTAKGDVLYAFALGWPSDGKLLIRSLGRYPGVTGKVEGVALLGHDGPLRFTHDEAGLAVDLPASAPCRYAVALKIRGADLRGFKPELAPSQSISVAPDAEGRLALTADAAELHGEQIKVEEKGGTANIGFWDRADEHASWKVKFPSAGTYKVAISAAAVATDARAVLEVGGKTLAIAPKSTGGWDAFAESEAGTIEVPHAGELEVTLRPADRASWRPINVRAVTLSPRGSDRARHRATR; encoded by the coding sequence ATGGCACGCGTGCGCCCGGCGATCCTCCTGGCCGCGGCCCTGATCGCTGGGGCCGCGGCCCCGGCGACGGCCCTCGCGGCGGACGACCGGGCCGTCGCGGCCGGCCGGTCGCGCGAGATCGCCCCCGGCCCGTTTCGGCCCTCGTCCGAGTCGCTCAAGGGCTACGCCTATCCGGACTGGTTCCGCGACGCGAAGCTGGGGATCTGGGCCCACTGGGGGCCGCAGGCCGTCCCCATGTTCGGCGACTGGTACGCGAGGCAGCTCTACCAGCAGGGGCATCCGCAGTACAAGGACCACCTGGAGCACTACGGCCACCCGTCGAAGGTCGGGCACAAGGACCTCATCCCCCTCTGGAAGGCGGAGAAGTGGGACCCGGATCGCCTGATGGAGCTCTACAAGAAGGCGGGCGCGAAGTACTTCGTCAGCATGGGCGTCCACCACGATAACTTCGACCTCTGGAACTCGACGTTTCACCGGTGGAACGCCGTGCAGATGGGGCCGCATCGCGACGTCGTCGGCGACTGGCAGAAGGCGGCGCGGAAGCTCGGCCTGCGTTTCGGCGTCTCCGAGCACCTGGGGGCGAGCTTCACCTGGTTCCAGGACAGCCACGGCGCGGACAAGACCGGCGACCTCGCCGGCGTCCCGTATGACGGCGCCGACCCGAAGTATCAGGACCTCTACCACCCGCCGGCCGCCCCCGACGACAAGGGCTGGTACAGCAAGGACCCGCGCTGGCAGGCCGAGTGGTTCGCCCGGATCAAGGACCTGGTCGATCAGTACCAGCCGGACCTCCTCTACACCGACGGGGGCGCGCCGTTCGGCAACGAGGTGGGCCTGTCGCTGATCGCCCACATGTACAACGCGAGCGCGGGGCGGCACGGCGGCACGCCCGACGTCGTCTACACGTGCAAGGAGAAGTCCGACGGCAAGTGGGTCGAGGACCTGGAGCGGGGCGTGATGCCGGGCATCCGGCCGTTCCCCTGGCAGACGGACACCTCGATCGGCGACTGGTTCTACAACCGGACCTGGAAGTACCGCGACGCCGGCTGGGTGATCACGATGCTCGTGGACATCGTCAGCAAGAACGGCAACCTGCTGATCAACGTCGTCCAGCGGCCCGACGGGAGCCTCGACCCGCAGGCGGAGGAGACGCTCGCCGAGATGGCGAAGTGGATCGAGATCAACGGCGAGGGCATCTACGGGACGCGGCCCTGGCTGGTCCACGGCGAGGGGCCCGTCCGCGCCCGCGGCGGCCACTTCCGCGAGGACTTCGCGTACACCGCCAAGGACATCCGGTTCACCGCGAAGGGGGACGTGCTGTACGCGTTCGCGCTGGGATGGCCCTCCGACGGCAAGCTGCTCATCCGGTCGCTGGGCCGCTATCCCGGCGTGACCGGTAAGGTCGAGGGCGTCGCCCTGCTGGGCCACGACGGCCCGCTCCGCTTCACGCACGACGAGGCGGGGCTGGCCGTGGACCTGCCGGCCTCCGCGCCGTGCCGGTATGCGGTGGCCCTGAAGATCCGGGGCGCGGACCTCCGCGGGTTCAAGCCCGAGCTCGCCCCGTCGCAGTCGATCTCGGTCGCGCCCGACGCCGAGGGCAGGCTGGCCCTCACCGCGGACGCGGCGGAGCTGCACGGCGAGCAGATCAAGGTGGAGGAGAAGGGGGGCACGGCGAACATCGGCTTCTGGGACCGGGCCGACGAGCATGCCTCGTGGAAGGTGAAGTTCCCGTCGGCCGGCACCTACAAGGTCGCGATCTCGGCGGCGGCCGTCGCGACGGACGCCCGGGCGGTGCTGGAGGTCGGCGGCAAGACCCTGGCCATCGCGCCGAAGTCCACCGGGGGCTGGGACGCGTTCGCCGAGTCCGAGGCGGGGACGATCGAGGTCCCGCACGCCGGGGAGCTCGAGGTCACCCTGCGGCCGGCCGACCGGGCGAGCTGGCGGCCGATCAACGTGCGCGCCGTGACGCTCAGCCCGCGGGGAAGTGATCGCGCCCGGCATCGGGCGACGAGATGA
- a CDS encoding HAD hydrolase-like protein produces the protein MLGYLIDIDGMIDRGGRLIPGVDRFVDGLREANIPFLVLAGTGRRECHDVAARLRRLGLDVTPYHIFRRAGSAAGLRAAREELAIPADQTVVVGDSEAAILGGVRLQYRTILVLGGRTRAGDLDRHACRPDRVVPSFADLDPHGLEAEFNAARGALAAAPAAPLQPPSHRPRRRPLAATSF, from the coding sequence ATGCTCGGCTACCTGATCGACATCGATGGCATGATCGACCGCGGGGGGCGATTGATCCCCGGCGTGGATCGGTTCGTGGACGGGCTTCGCGAGGCGAACATCCCCTTCCTCGTGCTGGCCGGCACCGGCCGGCGCGAGTGCCATGACGTCGCCGCCCGCCTCCGGAGGCTGGGCCTCGACGTGACGCCCTACCACATTTTCCGCCGCGCCGGGTCCGCGGCCGGGCTTCGCGCCGCCCGCGAGGAGCTGGCCATCCCCGCTGACCAGACCGTGGTCGTCGGCGACTCCGAGGCCGCCATCCTGGGCGGCGTCCGGCTCCAATACAGGACCATCCTCGTCCTCGGCGGCAGGACCCGCGCCGGGGACCTCGACCGCCATGCCTGCCGCCCGGACCGGGTCGTGCCGTCCTTCGCCGACCTGGACCCGCACGGGCTCGAGGCCGAATTCAACGCCGCCCGGGGCGCCCTCGCGGCAGCCCCGGCGGCCCCCCTGCAACCCCCGTCTCATCGCCCCCGTCGCCGGCCGCTCGCGGCCACATCATTCTAG
- a CDS encoding AraC family transcriptional regulator, whose product MSKIPKVALLIETSRGYGRGLLRGIVRYARLHGPWGFYLTPGDFEQVLPRMQSWGGTGIIARVETPAVARAILESGLPAIALDLAEEELEPGHALGHLPEVESDSEGAGRLAAEHLLGLGFRNYAYVGTGDRVWSLRRRAAFVARVREAGFEAHVYEPPRAARDRSWGREQPILSGWLRRLPRPAGLMACDDDRGRQVLEACRAGGLVVPEQVAVVGVDNDELLCELADPPLSSVALNAEAGGYRAAALLDRLMRAHARAAGRPPRRRARPARLVVEALRVVPRRSTESIALDDPEVAAALHFLHNHAGEPIGVADVVADRLISRRSLELRFRAAVGRTIHDELQRIRLERARRLLLESDLPIPGVARAAGFSSPSYLAQVFRRALRTTPARFRREARTPAH is encoded by the coding sequence ATGTCGAAGATCCCGAAGGTCGCGCTCCTGATCGAGACGTCGCGCGGCTACGGGCGGGGGCTGCTGCGGGGGATCGTCCGGTACGCGAGGCTGCACGGGCCCTGGGGGTTCTACCTCACCCCGGGGGACTTCGAGCAGGTCCTGCCGCGGATGCAGTCCTGGGGCGGGACCGGGATCATCGCGAGGGTCGAGACGCCGGCGGTGGCCCGGGCGATCCTCGAGTCCGGCCTGCCGGCCATCGCCCTGGACCTCGCCGAGGAGGAGCTGGAGCCGGGCCACGCGCTGGGGCACCTGCCCGAGGTGGAGTCGGACTCCGAGGGGGCGGGGAGGCTGGCCGCGGAGCACCTCCTGGGGCTGGGATTCCGGAACTACGCCTACGTCGGGACCGGGGATCGCGTGTGGTCGCTCCGCCGCCGGGCCGCGTTCGTCGCGAGGGTCCGCGAGGCGGGCTTCGAGGCCCACGTCTACGAGCCGCCGAGGGCGGCGAGGGACCGCTCGTGGGGCCGCGAGCAGCCGATCCTCTCGGGCTGGCTCCGCCGCCTGCCGAGGCCCGCGGGCCTGATGGCCTGCGACGACGACCGCGGCCGCCAGGTCCTGGAGGCCTGCCGCGCCGGCGGGCTCGTCGTGCCGGAGCAGGTCGCCGTCGTGGGCGTGGACAACGACGAGCTGCTCTGCGAGCTGGCCGACCCGCCCCTCTCCAGCGTCGCCCTCAACGCGGAGGCCGGCGGCTACCGCGCCGCGGCGCTGCTCGACCGCCTGATGCGGGCCCACGCCCGCGCGGCCGGGCGCCCCCCGAGGCGCCGGGCCCGCCCGGCCCGGCTCGTGGTCGAGGCCCTCCGCGTCGTCCCCCGCCGGTCCACCGAGAGCATCGCCCTGGACGACCCGGAGGTGGCCGCCGCGCTCCATTTCCTGCACAACCACGCGGGCGAGCCGATCGGCGTGGCGGACGTCGTCGCCGACCGCCTCATCTCGCGGCGGAGCCTGGAGCTCCGCTTCCGCGCGGCGGTCGGACGCACCATCCACGACGAGCTCCAGCGGATCCGCCTGGAGCGGGCCCGCCGGCTCCTCCTGGAGTCCGACCTCCCCATCCCGGGGGTCGCCCGCGCGGCCGGGTTTTCCAGCCCCAGCTACCTCGCCCAGGTCTTCCGCCGTGCCCTCCGCACCACCCCCGCCCGATTCCGCCGCGAGGCCCGAACTCCCGCCCATTGA
- the galT gene encoding galactose-1-phosphate uridylyltransferase, giving the protein MTWEQRWHPLREEWVVVAAHRNNRPWVGGTLDGPEKAIPEYDPGCPLCPRNTRVSGVTNPDYSGVFVFDNDAPCVGPKAPRDLPKPAGIYRNAPAEGIARVVCYTPRHDMTLAELGAGQVEALLSCWQEQYRDLGSRPEVNHVLMFENKGEAVGVSNPHPHCQIYATNFVFKTIENEAAISARYWDENRRGLMEDIIASERADGRRILAENDSAIAFLPYFARYAYETFVVPKQPHGSLAGLSAAELRDFSKVLHEVQVRFDNLWKMPFPYVMALHQAPTDGKAHEGFHFHIEFHPPLRKPNLLKYLAGPEVGGGSFLSDTSPEEKAAELKAVPAVHYRHAGEAVAHA; this is encoded by the coding sequence ATGACGTGGGAACAGCGCTGGCATCCTCTGCGCGAGGAATGGGTCGTCGTCGCGGCCCACCGGAACAACCGCCCGTGGGTGGGCGGGACGCTCGACGGGCCGGAGAAGGCCATCCCGGAGTACGACCCGGGCTGCCCGCTCTGCCCCCGGAACACGCGGGTGAGCGGGGTCACGAACCCCGACTACTCCGGCGTCTTCGTCTTCGACAATGATGCCCCCTGCGTGGGCCCGAAGGCCCCCCGCGACCTGCCGAAGCCGGCCGGCATCTATCGCAACGCCCCGGCGGAGGGGATCGCCCGGGTCGTCTGCTACACGCCGCGGCACGACATGACGCTGGCGGAGCTGGGCGCCGGGCAGGTGGAGGCCCTGCTGAGCTGCTGGCAGGAGCAGTACCGCGACCTCGGCTCGCGGCCCGAGGTCAATCACGTGCTCATGTTCGAGAACAAGGGGGAGGCCGTCGGCGTCTCCAACCCGCACCCGCACTGCCAGATCTACGCCACCAACTTCGTCTTCAAGACGATCGAGAACGAGGCCGCGATCTCGGCGCGGTACTGGGACGAGAATCGCCGAGGCCTGATGGAGGACATCATCGCCTCCGAGCGGGCCGACGGCCGGCGGATCCTCGCGGAGAACGACTCGGCGATCGCCTTCCTGCCGTACTTCGCCCGCTACGCGTACGAGACGTTCGTCGTCCCCAAGCAGCCGCACGGCAGCCTCGCGGGCCTCTCCGCGGCGGAGCTCCGGGATTTCTCGAAGGTGCTCCACGAGGTGCAGGTGCGGTTCGACAACCTCTGGAAGATGCCGTTCCCGTACGTGATGGCCCTGCACCAGGCCCCGACCGACGGCAAGGCGCACGAGGGCTTCCACTTCCACATCGAGTTCCACCCGCCCCTGCGGAAGCCGAACCTGCTGAAGTACCTGGCCGGCCCCGAGGTCGGCGGCGGCAGCTTCCTGAGCGACACGTCGCCCGAGGAGAAGGCCGCGGAGCTGAAGGCCGTGCCGGCGGTCCACTACCGGCATGCCGGGGAGGCGGTGGCCCATGCCTGA
- a CDS encoding galactokinase → MPEIRERGAASAEGEVAGFLSGLRASPEGDLFEAGRRVVAARAPGRLDVMGGIADYSGSLVLQWPIREATLAAVQSAGGPGLTIVSRAIDEGHPARRLEIDGPTTRELLDGGYEAARRWLSRDPEAHWASYVVGVLAVLHRERGLTLGVDRGLRVLVESKVPEGKGVSSSAALEVAVMQAAAGLLGESIEGTEVARLCQMAENFVVGAPCGIMDQMASAVAKAGSLLALLCQPAEVKGYVDLPPAIGFWGIDSGIRHAVTGSDYTSVRTGAFMGYRMIAEAAGLQASATSEPGVVAIDDPRWSGFVANLTPAEFDREFASKLPATLAGAEFLGRFGGTTDRVTRVDPSRTYAVLKPTAHPIGEHARVRRFAELLSAHADEAALREMGELMFGSHASYSSCGLGSDGTDLLVEMVREAGPARGLYGAKITGGGSGGTVAILGRADAGPAVADIARRYAAETGRTPYLFEGTSPGACHFGTRSTEG, encoded by the coding sequence ATGCCTGAGATCCGCGAGCGAGGGGCGGCGAGCGCCGAGGGCGAGGTCGCGGGGTTCCTCTCGGGGCTCCGCGCGTCGCCCGAGGGGGACCTGTTCGAGGCCGGCCGGCGGGTCGTCGCGGCGAGGGCGCCGGGGCGGCTCGACGTGATGGGGGGGATCGCCGACTATTCGGGCTCGCTGGTCCTCCAGTGGCCCATCCGCGAGGCCACTCTGGCCGCCGTCCAGTCGGCCGGCGGGCCCGGCCTGACGATCGTGAGCCGGGCGATCGACGAGGGGCATCCCGCGAGGCGGCTGGAGATCGACGGCCCGACGACGCGCGAGCTGCTCGACGGCGGCTACGAGGCCGCCCGGCGGTGGCTCTCCCGCGACCCGGAGGCGCACTGGGCGTCCTACGTCGTCGGCGTGCTGGCCGTCCTCCACCGCGAGCGCGGGCTCACGCTCGGCGTGGACCGCGGGCTTCGGGTCCTCGTCGAGTCGAAGGTGCCGGAGGGCAAGGGGGTCAGCTCGTCCGCGGCGCTCGAGGTCGCCGTGATGCAGGCCGCCGCGGGCCTGCTGGGCGAGTCGATCGAGGGGACCGAGGTCGCGAGGCTCTGCCAGATGGCGGAGAACTTCGTCGTCGGCGCGCCCTGCGGGATCATGGACCAGATGGCCTCCGCCGTGGCCAAGGCCGGCTCGCTGCTGGCGCTCCTCTGCCAGCCGGCGGAGGTGAAGGGCTACGTGGACCTGCCGCCCGCGATCGGCTTCTGGGGGATCGACTCCGGGATCCGCCACGCGGTCACGGGCAGCGATTACACGTCGGTGCGCACCGGCGCGTTCATGGGATATCGGATGATCGCCGAGGCCGCCGGCCTGCAGGCGTCGGCCACGTCCGAGCCGGGCGTCGTGGCGATCGACGACCCGAGGTGGTCGGGGTTCGTCGCCAACCTCACGCCGGCCGAGTTCGACCGCGAGTTCGCCTCGAAGCTCCCCGCGACGCTCGCCGGCGCCGAGTTCCTGGGACGGTTCGGCGGCACGACGGACCGCGTGACCCGCGTGGACCCGTCGCGGACCTACGCCGTCCTGAAACCCACGGCCCACCCGATCGGCGAGCACGCGCGGGTGCGGCGGTTCGCCGAGCTGCTCTCGGCCCACGCCGACGAGGCGGCCCTCCGCGAGATGGGCGAGCTGATGTTCGGCTCGCACGCGAGCTACTCCTCCTGCGGCCTCGGCTCCGACGGCACCGACCTGCTCGTCGAGATGGTCCGCGAGGCCGGCCCGGCGCGGGGCCTCTACGGCGCCAAGATCACCGGCGGCGGCAGCGGCGGGACCGTCGCCATCCTCGGCCGCGCCGACGCCGGGCCGGCCGTCGCCGACATCGCCCGCCGATACGCCGCGGAGACCGGCCGGACGCCGTACCTGTTCGAGGGCACTTCGCCGGGCGCCTGCCACTTCGGCACGCGATCCACGGAAGGTTGA
- a CDS encoding phosphohexomutase domain-containing protein has protein sequence MDDELNLSMFRAYDIRTPAAQLTPGLAARLARAEAKYFREDLGAPGVVVAHDARRTGPQYLTICIDAFRAAGLDVIYLPGACSTSYFYDSAVCNPSYAAAIVGASHNPSGDTGQKILAPGVVPIAEGIGPLGGLDRIKELYLKGEGVSSARKGRLRIEERIGEFVRRSMELAGVEPGGLEGAKVFQDYLFGASGREMMMAFGLAGADLEPMHFTPDGTFPLGDPNPVKQAVVRPGLEAMKAGGHQVGMFFDGDGDRLDVYRGDGTYLSSSFVYAAVLPEIRRRLPGAGLGVFADLKSNPLAIIEMAKAGLAVDVIRNGHSQIKESLKTDPARLGAVEESAHYYEAFTGPDGGRYCTENTLYFALLIARTWRDHPERFDRLIGIQATTARQREWGYKFPTDGQRAAALDAVRAHFEGAGARSLDRMKNGMDLEATLLRRGLPFDVDEHTTLAKDWIQVSQRVSQSENGLARWEVVGATADLVGEAKREIAECVRRFGAGDEYQG, from the coding sequence GTGGACGACGAGCTCAACCTGTCGATGTTCCGGGCCTATGACATCCGCACGCCGGCGGCGCAGTTGACGCCGGGGCTGGCCGCGAGGCTGGCGAGGGCGGAGGCGAAGTATTTCCGGGAGGACCTGGGCGCGCCGGGGGTGGTCGTGGCGCACGACGCGCGGCGGACCGGGCCGCAGTACCTGACGATCTGCATCGACGCCTTCCGCGCGGCGGGCCTGGACGTGATCTACCTGCCGGGGGCGTGCTCGACCTCGTACTTCTACGACTCGGCGGTCTGCAACCCGTCGTACGCGGCGGCGATCGTCGGGGCGTCGCACAACCCGTCGGGCGACACCGGCCAGAAGATCCTGGCGCCCGGCGTGGTGCCGATCGCCGAGGGCATCGGCCCGCTCGGGGGCCTCGACCGCATCAAGGAGCTGTACCTCAAGGGCGAGGGCGTGTCCTCGGCGCGGAAGGGGAGGCTCCGGATCGAGGAGCGGATTGGCGAGTTCGTCCGCCGCAGCATGGAGCTGGCCGGCGTGGAGCCCGGCGGCCTGGAGGGGGCCAAGGTCTTCCAGGACTACCTCTTCGGCGCCTCGGGCCGGGAGATGATGATGGCCTTCGGCCTGGCCGGGGCGGACCTCGAGCCGATGCACTTCACGCCCGACGGCACGTTCCCGCTGGGCGACCCCAACCCCGTGAAGCAGGCGGTCGTCCGCCCCGGCCTGGAAGCCATGAAGGCCGGCGGCCACCAGGTGGGCATGTTCTTCGACGGCGACGGCGACCGCCTGGACGTCTACAGGGGGGACGGCACGTACCTCTCGTCCAGCTTCGTCTACGCGGCGGTCCTGCCGGAGATCCGCCGGCGGCTGCCCGGCGCGGGGCTCGGGGTCTTCGCCGACCTCAAGTCGAACCCGCTGGCGATCATCGAGATGGCCAAGGCCGGCCTCGCCGTGGACGTCATCCGCAACGGCCACTCGCAGATCAAGGAGAGCCTCAAGACCGACCCGGCACGCCTGGGCGCGGTGGAGGAGTCGGCGCACTATTACGAGGCGTTCACGGGCCCCGACGGCGGGCGGTACTGCACCGAGAACACGCTCTACTTCGCCCTGCTGATCGCCAGGACCTGGCGCGACCACCCCGAGCGGTTCGACCGCCTCATCGGCATCCAGGCGACGACGGCCCGCCAGCGCGAGTGGGGCTACAAGTTCCCGACCGACGGGCAGCGGGCCGCCGCCCTCGACGCCGTCCGGGCCCACTTCGAGGGCGCGGGGGCGAGGTCGCTCGATAGAATGAAGAACGGCATGGACCTGGAGGCGACCCTCCTGCGGCGCGGGCTGCCGTTCGACGTGGACGAGCACACGACGCTGGCGAAGGACTGGATCCAGGTCAGCCAGCGGGTCTCGCAGAGCGAGAACGGCCTGGCCCGCTGGGAAGTTGTCGGGGCCACCGCCGACCTCGTCGGCGAGGCCAAGCGGGAGATCGCGGAGTGCGTCCGGCGCTTCGGCGCGGGCGACGAATACCAGGGCTGA
- the galE gene encoding UDP-glucose 4-epimerase GalE, protein MNVLVTGGAGYVGSHAAKLLAREGHELWIYDNLVFGHRGAAPAGRLIEGDLLDFDKLAGVLREKEIDAVMHFAAFAYVGESVTDPAKYYRNNVLGTLSLMEAMRATGVSKIVFSSTCATYGEPDSVPIRETQPQRPINPYGFTKLVIEHALADYTRAYGWGYAALRYFNAAGASADGDIGEDHDPETHLIPLILQVALGQREKVTIFGDRLPTPDGTCIRDYIHVDDLATAHLAALGKLEKGTELKLNLGTGRGTSVREVIDACREVTGHPIPADVAGPRAGDPPSLVADPSSALQALGWKAKFTEIRPIVESAWKWHKAHPKGYGDRG, encoded by the coding sequence ATGAATGTGCTGGTAACGGGCGGCGCGGGGTACGTGGGCTCACACGCGGCGAAGCTGCTGGCCCGCGAGGGGCACGAGCTCTGGATCTACGACAACCTGGTCTTCGGCCACCGCGGCGCCGCCCCGGCCGGCCGGCTCATCGAGGGGGACCTGCTCGACTTCGACAAGCTCGCGGGGGTCCTCCGCGAGAAGGAGATTGACGCGGTGATGCACTTCGCCGCATTCGCCTACGTCGGCGAGTCGGTCACCGACCCGGCCAAGTACTACCGGAACAACGTCCTGGGCACGCTCTCGCTGATGGAGGCGATGCGCGCCACGGGAGTCTCGAAGATCGTCTTCTCGAGCACGTGCGCCACCTACGGCGAGCCCGACTCGGTCCCGATCCGCGAGACGCAGCCGCAGCGCCCAATCAACCCCTACGGGTTCACGAAGCTGGTCATCGAGCACGCCCTGGCCGACTACACGAGGGCCTACGGCTGGGGCTACGCGGCGCTCCGGTACTTCAACGCGGCCGGGGCCTCCGCCGACGGGGACATCGGCGAGGACCACGACCCGGAGACGCACCTGATCCCCCTGATCCTCCAGGTGGCCCTCGGCCAGCGCGAGAAGGTGACGATCTTCGGCGACAGGCTGCCGACGCCCGACGGCACCTGCATCCGCGACTATATCCACGTGGACGACCTCGCCACGGCGCACCTCGCCGCGCTGGGCAAGCTGGAGAAGGGGACGGAGCTGAAGCTGAACCTCGGCACCGGCCGGGGCACGAGCGTCCGGGAGGTCATCGACGCCTGCCGCGAGGTGACCGGCCATCCGATCCCGGCGGACGTCGCCGGCCCCCGCGCCGGGGATCCGCCGTCGCTCGTCGCGGATCCCTCGTCGGCCCTCCAGGCGCTCGGCTGGAAGGCGAAGTTCACCGAGATCCGGCCCATCGTCGAGTCCGCCTGGAAGTGGCACAAGGCCCACCCGAAGGGCTACGGCGACCGCGGCTGA
- a CDS encoding AI-2E family transporter: MPNAPGRPPEPAPATAGEKPVAETLDTQTTVLFWIAGMLLAGAAWLMSAILVPFVLGLVLAIALSPAARWLEKHGLGRTGSSLACLVLVIAVLAGTSGLLVYQAGTILQQSDKYYERLSRLMADATRAVGGERLLQSLKVIQEKEGQGQGAGEKGGERAGGSPTTAEGEAAGKAAEGGGGDDEGPPDRVEYWVRMIRNNMSSVGGWAMTGLGGFVGVLGSAIICLSFLFYLLESRDEWIGRILRILYFLGLRPRRESLERAQKGITTFGGFVTMVSLCGWLVIGTTAWLLGLPQPYLWGLIFGLLEFIPYFGPMVGGSLVTLVAIAAGTGWWQPLTMLGVILVWLTLEGYVISPLVYGRAVHFDPVMVLVAILFFGWLWGPLGMITALPMMVILRELVNMTPESPALDALLEPHEESSGGGNKAGGGPKAAGLASSAT; this comes from the coding sequence ATGCCGAACGCCCCCGGGCGACCGCCCGAGCCCGCGCCCGCGACGGCGGGGGAAAAGCCGGTCGCGGAGACGCTGGACACGCAGACGACCGTGCTGTTCTGGATCGCCGGGATGCTCCTGGCCGGGGCCGCGTGGCTGATGTCGGCCATCCTCGTGCCGTTCGTCCTCGGGCTGGTGCTGGCGATCGCGCTGTCGCCGGCGGCGCGGTGGCTGGAGAAGCATGGCCTGGGCCGCACCGGGTCCAGCCTCGCCTGCCTGGTGCTCGTCATCGCGGTCCTCGCCGGCACGTCCGGCCTGCTGGTCTACCAGGCCGGGACGATCCTCCAGCAGTCCGACAAGTACTATGAGCGGCTCAGTCGACTCATGGCCGATGCCACGCGCGCCGTCGGCGGCGAGCGCCTGCTGCAATCGCTCAAGGTCATCCAGGAGAAGGAAGGCCAGGGCCAGGGTGCGGGCGAGAAGGGCGGCGAGCGGGCCGGCGGGAGCCCGACCACCGCGGAGGGGGAGGCCGCGGGCAAGGCCGCCGAGGGCGGCGGCGGCGACGACGAGGGCCCGCCGGATCGCGTCGAGTACTGGGTGCGGATGATCCGCAACAACATGTCGAGCGTCGGTGGCTGGGCGATGACCGGCCTGGGCGGCTTCGTCGGGGTGCTCGGCTCGGCGATCATCTGCCTGTCGTTCCTCTTCTACCTGCTGGAGTCGCGGGACGAGTGGATCGGGCGGATCCTCCGCATCCTCTACTTCCTGGGACTCCGGCCGAGGAGAGAATCCCTGGAGCGGGCGCAGAAGGGGATCACGACGTTCGGGGGCTTCGTGACGATGGTCTCGCTCTGCGGCTGGCTCGTCATCGGCACGACGGCCTGGCTGCTCGGGCTGCCTCAGCCGTATCTCTGGGGGCTGATCTTCGGCCTGCTCGAGTTCATCCCCTACTTCGGGCCCATGGTCGGCGGCTCGCTCGTGACGCTGGTGGCGATCGCCGCCGGGACCGGCTGGTGGCAGCCGCTGACGATGCTCGGCGTCATCCTGGTCTGGCTCACGCTGGAGGGCTACGTGATCTCCCCGCTCGTCTACGGGCGGGCGGTCCACTTCGACCCCGTGATGGTGCTCGTCGCCATCCTCTTCTTCGGCTGGCTCTGGGGACCGCTCGGCATGATCACCGCCCTGCCGATGATGGTCATCCTCCGCGAGCTGGTGAACATGACGCCCGAGAGCCCGGCGCTCGACGCCTTGCTGGAGCCGCACGAGGAATCGTCGGGCGGCGGGAACAAGGCCGGAGGGGGCCCGAAGGCCGCCGGCCTCGCGTCCTCCGCGACTTGA
- a CDS encoding ferritin-like domain-containing protein — MADQASTITREQLIEALNQDLAREYQAIIAYTVYSQVLKGAEYMNIADELVTHASEELSHALTISKQIDYLGGMPTVTPMPVKTSEKATDMLRFDLENEAETIKNYRERVRQCEALGEYAIAEEIRQILVQEQEHLIDLATALGEDVPRLS, encoded by the coding sequence ATGGCCGACCAGGCGAGCACGATCACCCGCGAACAGCTGATCGAGGCGTTGAATCAGGACCTGGCGAGGGAGTACCAGGCGATCATCGCCTACACGGTGTACTCCCAGGTCCTCAAGGGCGCGGAGTACATGAACATCGCCGACGAGCTGGTCACGCACGCGAGCGAGGAGCTCTCCCACGCCCTGACGATCTCCAAGCAGATCGACTACCTCGGCGGCATGCCGACCGTCACGCCGATGCCGGTGAAGACCTCCGAGAAGGCCACCGACATGCTCCGCTTCGACCTTGAGAACGAGGCCGAGACCATCAAGAACTACCGCGAACGGGTCCGCCAGTGCGAGGCCCTGGGCGAGTACGCGATCGCCGAGGAGATCCGCCAGATCCTCGTCCAGGAGCAGGAGCACCTCATCGACCTGGCGACGGCCCTGGGCGAGGACGTGCCGAGGCTGAGCTGA